Genomic DNA from Methanosarcina sp. MTP4:
CTCCGGAGCTCCGGAGCCGAAGTCCTCCTGAACTACATGCCTGTAGGCTCGGAGCAGGCTGCCCGCTTTTATGCCGACTGCGCCCTTGAAGCAGGCTGCGCGTTTATAAACAACATGCCCGTGTTCATAGCAAGCGACCCCGCCTGGGCCAGGCGTTTTGAGGAAAAAGCCCTCCCGATAATAGGTGACGACATCAAGTCCCAGCTGGGAGCCACAATCGTCCACCGGACCCTTGCCGACCTTTTTAAGAAGCGGGGGGTCAAAGTGGAGCGCACCTACCAGCTCAACACCGGCGGAAACACCGATTTCCTGAACATGCTCAACCGCAGCCGCCTGAAGTCCAAGAAGACCTCCAAGACCGAAGCCGTGCAATCCGTGCTGGCCAAGCGCCTGGAAGTCGAAAACATCCACGTGGGACCCAGTGACTACGTGCCCTGGCAGAAAGACAACAAGGTCTGTTTCCTCAGGCTGGAAGGCAAACTCTTTGGGGACGTGCCCATGAACCTGGAACTCCGGCTTTCGGTGGAAGATTCCCCGAATTCCGCAGGCGTGGTCATCGACGCCATCCGCTGCTGTAAACTTGCCCTGGACCGCGGGGTAGGGGGAGTGCTCTATTCTCCGTCGGCTTATTTCATGAAGCACCCGCCAAAACAGTTCCCTGACGATGAAGCATACAGCATGACCGAGTTATTTATTGCGGGAGAAAAATAAGAGCTGTACAGGGTAAAAAAGAAAGAGGGTTTGGATAAAGGACTCCCCTCAAAATATGATCTTTTGAAGGTTCAGGATTCGGGTATTCAGACCCGGAATCAGGATTTTTGTCAGAACTCAGGCCTCATGAAGCTTTATTTGGAGAGTTCTTCTTCCACCTCTTCGGCTCCTGCTTCCAGTTCTAGCCCCTGCTGCGGGTCAAACCTGAGTAAAAGGGTCTGGAACTCCCCCACATGTGTCTTTTCTTCCTTTGCAATGTCCAGAAGGATTGCCCTGATGTCCTCGTTTTTGGTCAGGTCAGCCATCTGTTCATAAAGGCTTACAGCATCGAGTTCGGCGATGATGCCGGCTCTGAGAATCTGCTTGTCAATGTCTTCTTCTGGTACTTTTTCAAGATCGATTGGAATCTTGGATAACATAATATTCACCCCTTACGTTATTATATGGGGGACTTAAATCATAAAGATTTTTGTTCCGGTTCTTAATTTACCCCACATTGAAAATTATTTATACATCGCAAATCTTTTTCCACATTATAAATTACATTCAAATTACAAGTTGTTTCACATAGTTAATTATTTAAATAACTCCCTGGCCGGTCCCCAGGTAACTGATCCTGTAGATCGCATCGTTTTTATCGTCCGAGACCAGCAGCGCCCCGTCCGGCATGACAAGAACGTCTACGGGTCTTCCCCAGGCCGAAAAACCCTGGATCCAGCCTTCCGCAAAGGCCTCGTAACTAACGGGTGTCCCGTTTTCCAACCTGACAAGGGTCACCCGGTACCCGATTGGAATTTTCCGGTTCCAGGAGCCATGTTCTGCAATAAAGGTCTGGTTCCTGTACTCCTCGGGAAACATCGTACCCGTGTAAAAGGTCATTCCAAGAGCCGCCACATGGGGGCCAAGCTTGACTTCAGGAGGTGTGAACTCTTCGCAGTCCCGCAGTTCTCCTAATTCCGGATCAGGGATGTCGCCTCCGTGGCAGAAAGGAAAACCGAAATGCAGGCCCGGTTCCGGTGCCCTGTTCAACTCGTCCGGGGGCAGGTCGTCCCCGAGCCAGTCCCGCCCGTTGTCCGTGAACCAGAGTTCTTCGGTCTCCGGGTGCCAGGCAAAACCCACGCTGTTCCTGATCCCCCGGGCAAAGATCTCAAGCCCGCTCCCGTTTGCTTCCATCCGCATGATCGTTGCGTAGCGTGCGTCTTCTTCCTCTTTGTCACAGGCGTCGCAGGGTGCCCCCACGGGCACGTAGAGTTTCCCGTCAGGCCCAAACTTTATGTACTTCCAGCCGTGGGACTTGTCAGAGGGAAAACTGTCATTTACCACCACGGGTTCAGGCGGGTCTTCCAGCCTGTTTTCGATATCGTCATAGCGGATCACCCGGGAAACCTCTGCCACATAGAGCGAACCGTTCCTGAAGGCCACCCCGTTTGGCATGTTCAGCCCTTCAGCTATCATGAGCAGCTCATCGGCCCGGTTGTCCTGGTCCCTATCCGGGAGCGCGTAGACGTTTCCTGCATTCCGGGTCCCGACAAAGAGTGTGCCGTTCGGGCTTAGCGTCATTGACCTGGCATTATCCACGTTTTCGGCATAGTAATCAATAGAAAACCCCGGCGGAAGCTCAATACAGTCAAGCCCTGACTCCCCTTCAGCGCATTCCTGTGCCTGCATATTTTGAACAATGGTGTACACTGCGATAATAAGGACGAAGAAGCCAATGACCCTCAGGATCCCCAGAAATACCTGCCTTCTAGCCATGAATCCCCCTTTCCAGCCATAAATTCCTCACTTTACCTCAGCTTTCTCATCTCAGTCTGTTTTATCTGAAGCTGCTTCAGCCCAGGAGAGCCCTTGAGATCTCGATAAGTTCTTTTTCAGTTTCAGGTGTGGCGTACCCCTGCTCTCTCCAGCGGATAATCCCCTTCCGGTCCAGCAAAAAGACATAAGCCAACTGAGTATCTTCCATCTCAAGGGCTTCCTGGTAGTCCGAATAATCCCCGTAGAATGTGATCACGTTGTCATGCTTTTCCGTTGGGATCCCACCCCTCATCCCGGAATCAATCATCCAGGAAAGCACTTTCCAGCCCTGGCTGATCATCGGGAGCTCGTAGATTGCAAAATGTTCGTCCCCTCCAAACTCCCGCTCGAAAGGCCGGATCCAGGAGTCGATTTGTTCCTGGGCATTGCGCGCAAAGGCTATACTGACGAGCGTAATTTTTCCTTCGGCACAGTCAGGCAGTGTAAGGAGATTGTTCGCAAGGGACTTTGATGTGACTTTGGGAAACCTTGTGCCGACGACTTTTTTTGAGGCCTGCTTCATATTTGCAGCCAGCCGTTTGACAGAGTCATCAACCTTATGGCTTCCTTCCTTGAAGACTTTAAGTTCCTGATTTTCCTGCATAGGTATAATGAAGTTCCCCCCACTTCATGAATAAAGGCTTCGAAATTTTCTTCCGGTGTACTTTTAATTATCCTGATTTTTCTAATTATTATTTTTCGTTTTCTAATTATTATTTTTCGTTTTCTAATTATTATTTTATATTATAGTCCCGAACGCAAATATTTACACTTACATTATAACCACGGAAGACACGGAAAGCACGGAAGGATTGTGCCCCTATTTCCTTTATTTCCTTTATTCCGTGCTTTCTGTGGTTAAACTTTCACTTGAGATTGGTGAAATAATTTGGGTCCTTGACTATAGTATGATTATCTAAATTATTCCAGCCATTCCAATTATATATTATCCTGCTTTGTAGAAATGCTTTTTTCGGGAAGTTTCATTCCCCATTTTCATTCCTTTAATTTAGAGTAGGTTAATACTTTCACCCCGCGTGCTCAAGCTTTTTTAAGAGGTAGCTTTTATCTATCGCATAATGCCTGCCCCCGATCCGAAAAAAAGCGATCCTAAAAAGCGGATTACTTTCCATGTGGACATGGACAGCTTTTTTGCTTCTGTGGAGGTCAGGGAGAGCCCCGAGCTGAAAGGACTGCCCGTTGTCGTGGGGTCTGACCCGAAAGGAGGAGCAGGGAGAGGGGTTGTAAGCACCTGTTCCTACGAGGCGCGGGAGTACGGGATACATTCGGCAATGCCGATTTCAAAGGCGTATAAGCTCTGTCCCGAAGCGGTCTTTTTGCCCGTCAACATGAAGCTCTACATGGGAGTCTCGGCGGGGGTAATGGAGATCCTCAGGGGTTTTGCGGAAAAGTTTCAGCAGGTCAGCGTGGACGAGGCATACCTGGTGCCCGGGCCCGAGGTCAGGGATTTTGAGGAAGCTGCCCTTTATGCCCTTCGGATCAAGGACGAAGTCCGGAAACAGGCTGGAATTACCTGTTCCGTGGGGGTAGGCCCCAACAAGCTCCTTGCAAAGATTGCCTCGGGCTTCCAGAAACCGGATGGGGTGACCGTGTTCCGTCCCGAAGACGTCAGGGATTTTCTTTTTCCAATGCAGGTCTCGAAAATCCCGGGCATAGGGGAAAAAACCACGGAAGCCCTGAAAGGGATGGGAATCTCCACGGTGGAAGAGCTTTCAAACTGCGATGTCCAGCTCCTGAAGGAAAAATTCGGGAAAATGGGCCTGCGGATGAAGCAGATGGCAAACGGACTCGATTTCGGGGAGGTACGGGAAAAAGAGGGCATAAAGTCCATAAGCAGGCACGGGACCTTTGAGGAAGACACCGGCGACCCGGTAAAGGTTTTCGGCTCCCTGGACGCTCTTGCCGAGGCAGTGCACGGTTCCCTGCTCAGCAATAACTTCCTCTACAGGACCGTGACCCTGACCGTTCGCTTCGAGGACTTTTCAACGTATACCCGTTCGAAAACCGTCCCGATCTGGACTTCGGATATCTTCGTGATAAAAAGACTGGTCCGCCAGCTCCTTTCCGAGTTCCTTGGCGGCAGGAAATTCCGGCTGGTGGGAGTCGGGGTCTCGAAGCTCCGGGAAAGGGACGAGAGGCAAACCCTGATAACGGATTTCCTGTAGAGTCGCGAAAAAGCCTGCAAAAACCTGCCGGAATCTCCGGGGTTTTCGGACTTTCAGGCTTTTAGGTCTTTAGCTTTTTGGCTCTTCGGCTTTTCAGCTTTTCAGCTTTTCAGGTCACTATTCAGACTTTCAGACATTCAATCACA
This window encodes:
- a CDS encoding ferritin family protein, with amino-acid sequence MLSKIPIDLEKVPEEDIDKQILRAGIIAELDAVSLYEQMADLTKNEDIRAILLDIAKEEKTHVGEFQTLLLRFDPQQGLELEAGAEEVEEELSK
- a CDS encoding inositol-3-phosphate synthase, which codes for MQTAGENRIRIAIAGLGNCASSLVQGIEYYRIKESCDEESSERYGGSRGNSDIIGLMHRDLGGYHPSDIEVVAAYDIDKRKVGKDVSDAIFAPPNCTTVFCSGVPATGVEVKMGRVLDGCSEHLVDYPEECRFLLSEAEEATKENVIRTLRSSGAEVLLNYMPVGSEQAARFYADCALEAGCAFINNMPVFIASDPAWARRFEEKALPIIGDDIKSQLGATIVHRTLADLFKKRGVKVERTYQLNTGGNTDFLNMLNRSRLKSKKTSKTEAVQSVLAKRLEVENIHVGPSDYVPWQKDNKVCFLRLEGKLFGDVPMNLELRLSVEDSPNSAGVVIDAIRCCKLALDRGVGGVLYSPSAYFMKHPPKQFPDDEAYSMTELFIAGEK
- a CDS encoding sorbosone dehydrogenase family protein yields the protein MARRQVFLGILRVIGFFVLIIAVYTIVQNMQAQECAEGESGLDCIELPPGFSIDYYAENVDNARSMTLSPNGTLFVGTRNAGNVYALPDRDQDNRADELLMIAEGLNMPNGVAFRNGSLYVAEVSRVIRYDDIENRLEDPPEPVVVNDSFPSDKSHGWKYIKFGPDGKLYVPVGAPCDACDKEEEDARYATIMRMEANGSGLEIFARGIRNSVGFAWHPETEELWFTDNGRDWLGDDLPPDELNRAPEPGLHFGFPFCHGGDIPDPELGELRDCEEFTPPEVKLGPHVAALGMTFYTGTMFPEEYRNQTFIAEHGSWNRKIPIGYRVTLVRLENGTPVSYEAFAEGWIQGFSAWGRPVDVLVMPDGALLVSDDKNDAIYRISYLGTGQGVI
- the dinB gene encoding DNA polymerase IV, producing MMPAPDPKKSDPKKRITFHVDMDSFFASVEVRESPELKGLPVVVGSDPKGGAGRGVVSTCSYEAREYGIHSAMPISKAYKLCPEAVFLPVNMKLYMGVSAGVMEILRGFAEKFQQVSVDEAYLVPGPEVRDFEEAALYALRIKDEVRKQAGITCSVGVGPNKLLAKIASGFQKPDGVTVFRPEDVRDFLFPMQVSKIPGIGEKTTEALKGMGISTVEELSNCDVQLLKEKFGKMGLRMKQMANGLDFGEVREKEGIKSISRHGTFEEDTGDPVKVFGSLDALAEAVHGSLLSNNFLYRTVTLTVRFEDFSTYTRSKTVPIWTSDIFVIKRLVRQLLSEFLGGRKFRLVGVGVSKLRERDERQTLITDFL